The Candidatus Obscuribacterales bacterium genome includes a region encoding these proteins:
- a CDS encoding serine hydrolase, whose protein sequence is MVESGHQSRSSRRRRVAPPSGQRSAPATGSGTVVPLRRPHPSDPRSERRAASPAGTRRMPDSARPMPDGRAPRPVPPKRRSRGLLWRLLGGSASAQTASPRPSSSQPSSRSDSRPSSRTAPPRSHRSTALDRPSSNDPHRKRRVPAPQAASRTTGPGRSPQPGRPVRRRGRPNPVLLYLVRLLILVVGIGAIVGTLLSVFNPTVNYAEGQDTPAAMADPANTSSSNLGATNLASTLVPLDLSQSMTDLERQVRDLAVPYPDLTPGVFVLDFDTGNYLDINGRQVIPAASIIKIPILVAFFQDVDAGTIQMTETLTLTEADVAEGSGDLQFHSVGSEYSALETASLMIVISDNTATNMLIRRMGGVETLNQRFQSWGLENTILRDWLPDLAGTNTTTPYEMVELMTRLSRGELLSLRSRDRLFDIMRRTYTDTLIPAGVNDPSATIAHKTGDIGAMVGDVGTVDTPRGNRYGVAVMMSRPHNDSRAQELIRLINGAIYEYLTRSPQTTINLDSQTEATQGGQALPSGGNAQVSTTEPNPN, encoded by the coding sequence CATCCCGCCGCCGTCGGGTCGCGCCGCCGTCAGGGCAACGCTCCGCCCCTGCAACAGGATCGGGAACGGTGGTGCCGCTACGTCGCCCGCATCCCTCAGATCCCAGATCGGAGCGTCGAGCTGCTTCTCCTGCTGGAACCCGTCGGATGCCAGACTCTGCTCGTCCTATGCCTGATGGCCGCGCACCCCGCCCCGTGCCCCCCAAGCGACGATCCAGGGGGTTGTTGTGGCGTTTATTAGGCGGATCAGCCTCTGCTCAGACAGCCTCTCCTCGTCCATCGTCTTCTCAACCATCCTCCCGTTCAGATTCTCGACCATCGTCTCGGACAGCGCCGCCGCGATCGCACCGATCTACCGCCCTAGACCGTCCATCCAGTAACGATCCGCACCGCAAACGTCGGGTGCCCGCTCCTCAAGCAGCTTCTCGAACGACTGGGCCAGGGCGATCGCCCCAACCAGGTCGCCCCGTGCGACGGCGAGGACGGCCCAATCCTGTCCTGCTTTACCTCGTGCGGCTGTTGATCCTTGTGGTAGGCATTGGTGCCATTGTTGGCACGCTACTGTCTGTGTTTAACCCTACGGTGAACTACGCCGAGGGACAAGATACCCCAGCAGCCATGGCTGATCCGGCGAATACATCGAGCTCCAATCTGGGAGCTACGAATCTAGCCTCGACCCTTGTGCCCCTTGATCTCAGTCAATCGATGACGGACTTAGAGCGGCAAGTGCGTGACCTAGCTGTCCCCTACCCAGACCTAACTCCCGGTGTATTTGTTTTAGACTTCGATACCGGTAACTACCTAGATATCAACGGACGCCAAGTCATTCCGGCCGCTAGCATCATTAAAATACCTATCTTGGTTGCCTTTTTTCAAGATGTGGATGCTGGCACCATTCAGATGACGGAAACGCTAACGCTGACCGAAGCAGACGTCGCTGAGGGATCCGGGGATCTACAATTTCACAGCGTAGGTTCAGAGTACAGTGCCTTGGAAACGGCCTCTCTGATGATTGTGATTAGCGACAATACCGCCACCAATATGCTGATTCGTCGCATGGGTGGCGTAGAAACGCTCAACCAACGCTTCCAATCCTGGGGGCTGGAAAATACCATCTTGCGCGATTGGTTACCCGATCTAGCGGGAACCAACACCACCACCCCCTACGAAATGGTAGAACTCATGACCCGCCTGAGCCGAGGCGAGTTGCTATCCTTGCGATCGCGCGATCGCTTGTTTGATATCATGCGTCGCACCTACACCGATACCCTCATTCCTGCTGGGGTCAACGACCCTAGCGCCACCATTGCTCACAAAACCGGTGATATTGGTGCCATGGTTGGAGATGTGGGCACGGTGGATACCCCCCGTGGCAATCGCTATGGTGTTGCTGTCATGATGAGCCGTCCCCATAACGATAGTCGCGCCCAAGAGCTGATTCGATTGATCAATGGGGCAATCTATGAATACCTAACGCGATCGCCCCAGACCACCATCAATCTTGATTCCCAAACCGAAGCGACCCAGGGCGGTCAAGCGCTGCCCTCAGGAGGCAATGCCCAAGTGTCTACTACTGAACCAAATCCTAATTAG
- a CDS encoding TIGR03792 family protein — protein MEIEWLRFRVNDSERERFVQQDHAIWTRTLAQYPGFLGKDVLINPNDVTEVVTIIRWNSFDEWQAIPEAVLTGVEAEFSQAMGSTYELLESRHYQVRKFAQEHCGSI, from the coding sequence ATGGAGATTGAATGGCTACGCTTCCGGGTCAACGATAGTGAACGAGAACGATTTGTGCAGCAAGATCATGCCATCTGGACGCGTACCCTAGCTCAGTATCCCGGTTTTTTGGGCAAAGACGTGTTGATCAACCCCAATGACGTCACTGAGGTGGTGACTATCATCCGCTGGAATAGCTTTGACGAATGGCAGGCGATTCCTGAGGCTGTGCTTACGGGAGTCGAGGCAGAGTTTTCCCAGGCGATGGGATCGACCTATGAGCTGCTCGAATCTCGCCACTATCAAGTACGGAAGTTTGCTCAAGAGCATTGCGGGTCAATCTAA